The Corythoichthys intestinalis isolate RoL2023-P3 chromosome 1, ASM3026506v1, whole genome shotgun sequence genome has a segment encoding these proteins:
- the LOC130917742 gene encoding gastrula zinc finger protein XlCGF57.1-like yields the protein MTSPATTKRRHIDNGVSLMKIFTPSTILPHDKQEEESAMSDIKQEVEPETPYIKEEEQEDEITTFPLTVIVKSEENEHLSKESGDTKLSSGSSFQHLTTNDEVQSQPDSLLAPLSDSDDVMSHSSDLDTDEEDVDFDQNAAKSLNKSSVKRDTRKRLVGKPIPCSHCDKRFSWKAELEKHKRTHTGEKPFVCSCCGQRFAEKGNLNKHSSTHSGEKPFPCAICNKRFRQKTYLKKHMRTHTRDAKKCVGVKQFACSGCDKRFSTKHHFQRHMHTHTREKPFACSFCDKRLSRKRELTRHTYTHTGEKPFLCTVCGKRFNDKGNLNKHARLHAPEKPFACSFCERRFCRKNQLTRHTRTHTGEKPFVCTHCGKRFIDKGSLNKHTPTHTGEKPFGCSFCDKRFIDKGNLKTHTRTHTGEKPFVCLLCHKRFCTKQQLTRHAGSHTGEKAFNCTV from the exons atgacgtcaccagccacaacaaagcgtcgccatattgacaatGGG GTGTCATTGATGAAGATCTTCACACCAAGTACAATTCTGCCCCACGATAAACAGGAGGAAGAGTCGGCGATGTCGGACATCAAACAGGAAGTGGAGCCAGAAACCCCCTACATTAAGGAAGAAGAACAGGAAGATGAAATCACCACATTTCCATTGACTGTCATTGTGAAAAGCGAAGAAAATGAACATTTAAGCAAAGAGAGCGGAGACACAAAACTTTCAAGCGGCAGCTCATTTCAACACCTGACAACAAATGACGAGGTACAATCGCAACCAGACAGCCTATTAGCTCCGCTCTCGGACAGCGACGACGTAATGTCCCACTCTTCTGACCTTGACACTGATGAGGAGGATGTTGACTTTGACCAAAACGCTGCAAAATCCTTAAACAAGTCTTCAGTGAAAAGAGACACAAGAAAACGCTTGGTTGGGAAACCTATTCCTTGCTCacattgcgataaaagattttcttgGAAGGCTGAATTAGAAAAGCataagcgtacacacactggagaaaagccttttgtctgctcatgttgtggtcaaagattcgccgagaagggaaatttaaacaaacacagtagCACGCAcagtggagaaaagccttttccctGCGCAATTTGCAACAAAAGATTTAGACAAAAGACTTATTTGAAAAAACATATGCGTACACACACTAGAGACGCAAAAAAATGCGTGGGTGTGAAACAGTTTGCCTGCTCaggttgcgataaaagattttccaCGAAGCACCACTTTCAAAGACACATGCATACACACACCAGGGAGAAACCATttgcctgctcattttgtgataaACGATTATCTCGGAAGCGAGAGTTGACAAGACACACATATacgcacactggagaaaagccttttctctgcacagtttgtggtaaaaggtTCAACGATAAGGGAAATTTAAACAAACACGCAAGATTACACGCTCCAGAGAAGCCTTTCGCATGCTCATTTTGCGAGAGAAGATTTTGTCGGAagaatcagttgacaagacacacgcgtacacacacaggagaaaagccttttgtctgcacacattgtggtaaaagattcatcgACAAGGGAAGTTTGAACAAACACACcccaacacacactggagagaagccttttggctGCTCATTTTGCGATAAACGATTCATCGACAAGGGAAATTTAAAAactcacacaagaacacacactggagagaagccttttgtctgcttaCTTTGCCACAAAAGATTTTGTACGAAGCAACAGTTAACAAGACACGCGGGAAGCCACACTGGGGAAAAAGCTTTCAATTGCactgtgtga
- the LOC130917733 gene encoding gastrula zinc finger protein XlCGF57.1-like yields MSDIKQEAEPETPYIKEEEQEDEITTLPLTVIVKSEEDELSSEESRAAKPSSGSSFQCLTTKREGLSQPDGLLAPLSDSDEATTHSSDFNTDEEDVDFNPKSWKSLEKSSLKRDTKECAGGKPFACSFCDKRFSWKHHLQRHVHAHTGEKPFACSFCDKRYPSKHQLTIHTRTHTGEKPFACTLCDKRFPQKVELNYHTKTHTGEKPFACSFCDKRYFTKANLNIHTRRHTGEKPFPCSLCGKRFTSKGELSSHTKTHTGEKSFACSLCDKFFSWKHQLTRHTRTHTGEKPFLCTVCGKRFTTKVELNNHRRTHTGEKPFVCTCCGKRYTRKVQLNNHKRTHTGEKPFPCSLCDKKFCGKQALIRHTRVHTGEKPFPCSICDKRFSQKQQLTRHTHTHTGERPFPCSLCDKRFTENGELLRHARKHHGEKAFACSFCDKRFFQKQHLTTHTRIHTGEKPFLCTVCGKTFTQKGHLESHTKSHTGE; encoded by the coding sequence ATGTCGGACatcaaacaggaggcggagccagagaccccctacattaaagaagaagaacaggaaGATGAAATCACCACACTTCCATTGACTGTCATTGTAAAGAGCGAAGAAGATGAACTTTCAAGTGAAGAGAGCAGAGCTGCGAAACCTTCAAGCGGCAGCTCATTTCAATGCCTGACAACAAAACGAGAGGGACTGTCGCAACCGGACGGCCTCTTAGCGCCGCTCTCGGACAGCGACGAAGCAACAACTCACTCTTCTGACTTTAACACTGACGAGGAGGATGTTGACTTTAACCCAAAGTCATGGAAATCCTTAGAAAAGTCATCGTTGAAAAGAGACACAAAAGAATGCGCGGGAGGGAAACCTTTTGCCTGTTcattttgcgataaaagattttcttgGAAGCATCACTTACAAAGACACGTGCATGCACACACCggggagaagccttttgcctgctcattcTGCGATAAACGATATCCTTCCAAGCACCAGTTAACAATACAcacgcgtacacacactggagagaagccttttgcatgcacactttgtgataaaaggtTCCCTCAGAAGGTAGAACTAAACtatcacacaaaaacacacactggagagaagccattcgcctgctcattttgtgacaaaagatACTTCACGAAGGCAAATTTAAACATTCACACGAgaagacacactggagagaagccttttccctgctcactttgtggtaaaagattcacttcGAAGGGAGAATTAAGCagtcacacaaaaacacacaccggagagaagtcttttgcctgctcactttGCGATAAATTTTTTTCTTGGAAGCATCAGTTAACAAGACAcacgcgtacacacactggagaaaagccttttctctGCACAGTTTGTGGTAAGAGATTCACCACGAAAGTAGAATTAAACAATCACAGAAGAACACACaccggagaaaagccttttgtctgcacatgttgtggtaaaagatacACCCGGAAGGTACAATTAAATAACCAcaaaagaacacacactggagagaagccttttccctgctcactTTGCGACAAAAAATTTTGTGGGAAGCAAGCGTTAATAAGACATACGCGtgtacacactggagagaagccttttccctgctcaatttgtgataaaagattttCGCAAAAGCAACAGTTAACTAGACATACGCATACGCACACTGGAGAGAGgccttttccctgctcactCTGCGATAAAAGATTCACAGAGAATGGAGAGTTACTCAGACACGCAAGAAAGCACCATGGAGAAAAGGCTTTTGCCTGCTcattttgcgataaaagattttttcAGAAGCAACATTTAACAACACACACAAGaatacacactggagaaaagccttttctctGCACAGTTTGTGGCAAAACATTCACCCAGAAGGGACATTTAGAATCGCACACAAAAAGCCACACAGGGGAATAA
- the LOC130917821 gene encoding zinc finger protein 771-like, which yields MSCLADVTGEDLHPEKYEPLYIKQEESKMVYIKQELEPETPYIKEEQQEEKITTFPLSVIVKSDEDDENGVAKPSSDSAFQHPTTKGDGQSQPNGLLAPLSDSNDVTSQSSSTNEEDDDSNKNALKSFSKSALKKDAKECALGKPFLCTFCEKRFSQKTDLERHKRTHTGEKPFLCTSCDKRFTDKGNLKQHTRTHTGEKPFPCTLCNKRFSLKPQLERHKRTHTGEKPFVCTCGKKFTDKGNLNRHARTHTGEKPFACSLCEKRFRWKYQVTKHMRIHT from the exons ATGAGT TGTCTTGCAGACGTCACTGGAGAAGATCTTCACCCTGAGAAGTACGAGCCCCTCTACATTAAACAGGAGGAGTCAAAGATGGTGTACATCAAACAGGAGTTGGAGCCAGAAACCCCTTACATTAAAGAAGAACAACAGGAAGAGAAAATCACCACATTTCCATTGTCTGTCATTGTGAAGAGTGACGAAGATGACGAGAATGGAGTAGCAAAACCTTCGAGTGACAGCGCATTTCAGCACCCGACAACAAAAGGAGATGGACAATCGCAACCGAACGGCCTTCTAGCTCCGCTTTCGGACAGCAACGACGTGACATCACAGTCTTCTAGCACTAATGAGGAGGAtgatgacagtaacaaaaatgctTTGAAATCCTTCAGCAAGTCAGCATTGAAAAAAGATGCAAAAGAATGCGCGCTTGGGAAACCTTTTCTCTGCACATTTTGCGAAAAAAGGTTTTCACAGAAGACTGATTTAGAAAGACataagcgtacacacactggagaaaagccttttctctGCACATCTTGTGATAAAAGATTCACTGACAAGGGAAatttaaaacaacacacaagaacacacacaggagagaagccttttcccTGCACACTTTGCAATAAAAGATTTTCTCTGAAACCTCAGTTAGAAAGGCATAAACGTACAcatactggagaaaagccttttgtatgcacatgtggtaaaaaattcaccgacaagggaaatttaaacagacacgcaagaacacacactggagagaagccttttgcctgctcgcTTTGTGAGAAAAGATTTCGTTGGAAGTATCAGGTGACAAAACATATGCGAATACACACTTGA
- the LOC130917782 gene encoding gastrula zinc finger protein XlCGF52.1-like produces MSGIKQEAELETPSIKEEEQEDEITFPLTVIVKSEEDELSSAESEAAKPSSGSSFQHLTTNEERKSQLDGLLAPLSDSEDVTTHSSDFTTDEEDVDFDPKSRKSLNKSSLTRDSKNYAGGKRFACTRCDKRFSWKHHLQRHMHTHTGDRPFACSVCGKRFNDKGNLNKHANIHTGEKPFSCSFCDKRYFTKTNLNIHTRRHTGEKPFSCSLCTKRFTSKAELSSHAKTHTGEKSFACSLCDKTFSWKHQLTRHTRTHTGEKPFLCTVCDKRFTTKVELNNHRRTHTGEKPFVCTCCGKKYTRKVQLNNHKRAHTGEKPFPCLLCDKRFSQKQQLTRHTHRHTGEKPFPCSLCDKRFSENGELLRHARKRHGVSGKTLTQEGHFESHTRTHPGE; encoded by the coding sequence ATGTCGGGCATCAAACAGGAAGCGGAGCTAGAGACCCCCAGcattaaagaagaagaacaggaaGATGAAATCACTTTTCCATTGACTGTCATTGTGAAGAGCGAAGAAGATGAACTTTCAAGCGCAGAGAGCGAAGCCGCGAAACCTTCGAGCGGCAGCTCATTTCAACACCTGACAACAAATGAAGAGAGAAAATCGCAACTGGACGGCCTTTTGGCGCCGCTCTCAGACAGTGAAGACGTAACAACCCACTCTTCGGACTTTACCACTGATGAAGAGGATGTGGACTTTGACCCAAAGTCTAGGAAATCCTTAAACAAGTCATCATTGACAAGAGATTCAAAAAACTACGCGGGTGGGAAACGATTTGCCTGCACacgttgcgataaaagattttcttgGAAGCATCACTTACAAAGACACATGCATACACACACTGGGGACAGACCAtttgcctgctcagtttgtggtaaaagattcaacgATAAGGGAAATTTAAACAAACACGCAAACATACATACTGGAGAAAAGCCATtttcctgctcattttgtgataaAAGATACTTCACAAAGACAAATTTAAACATTCACACGAgaagacacactggagagaagcctttttcctgctcacttTGTACGAAAAGATTCACCTCGAAGGCAGAATTAAGCAGTCACGCtaaaacacacactggagagaagtcttttgcctgctcactttGCGATAAAACTTTTTCTTGGAAGCATCAGTTAACAAGACACACGCgtacccacactggagaaaagccttttctctGCACAGTTTGTGATAAGAGATTCACCACGAAGGTAGAATTAAACAATCAtagaagaacacacactggcgaaaagccttttgtctgcacatgttgCGGTAAAAAATACACCCGGAAGGTACAATTAAACAACCACAAAAgagcacacactggagagaagccttttccctgcttactttgcgataaaagattttctcagaagCAACAGTTAACAAGACATACGCATaggcacactggagagaagccttttccctgctcactttgcgataaaagattctcAGAGAATGGAGAGTTACTCAGACATGCAAGAAAACGCCATGGAGTTTCTGGGAAAACACTCACACAGGAGGGACATTTCGAAtcgcacacaagaacccaccctGGGGAATAA